In Spinacia oleracea cultivar Varoflay chromosome 5, BTI_SOV_V1, whole genome shotgun sequence, a single window of DNA contains:
- the LOC110789439 gene encoding uncharacterized protein, translated as MAKMKISLKLQVDVKTNKVVFAEAGKDFVDFIFTLMELPLSTVSKLLNNEKLGMVGCLGELYKSIESLDVDYYDSKLSKDSLLKQTDDVTVPLFSLNTVPKPSSETLITYYECSNHSM; from the coding sequence ATGGCAAAGATGAAGATAAGTTTGAAACTCCAAGTAGATGTAAAGACAAACAAGGTGGTGTTTGCAGAAGCTGGTAAGGATTTTGTAGATTTCATCTTCACCCTGATGGAGTTACCCCTTTCGACTGTGTCAAAACTGCTGAATAATGAGAAATTAGGCATGGTGGGTTGCCTTGGAGAACTCTATAAAAGTATTGAATCTCTAGATGTTGACTACTACGACTCAAAACTCAGCAAAGATTCATTGCTAAAGCAAACAGATGATGTtactgttcctttgttttcacTCAATACTGTACCAAAGCCCTCAAGTGAGACTTTAATTACATACTATGAGTGCTCGAATCATAGTATGTAA